Proteins from a genomic interval of Trifolium pratense cultivar HEN17-A07 linkage group LG6, ARS_RC_1.1, whole genome shotgun sequence:
- the LOC123889023 gene encoding calmodulin-like: MADQLTDDQISEFKEAFSLFDKDGDGSITTKELGTVMRSLGQNPTEAELQDMINEVDADGNGTIDFPEFLNLMARKMKDTDSEEELKEAFRVFDKDQNGFISAAELRHVMTNLGEKLTDEEVDEMIREADVDGDGQINYDEFVKVMMAK, encoded by the exons ATGGCAGATCAACTCACAGATGATCAGATCTCTGAATTCAAGGAAGCATTCagcttgtttgataaagatGGTGATG GTTCCATCACAACGAAAGAGCTCGGAACTGTGATGAGGTCATTAGGCCAAAATCCAACAGAGGCAGAGCTACAAGACATGATCAACGAAGTAGATGCTGACGGTAATGGCACAATCGATTTCCCTGAATTTCTAAACCTTATGGcaagaaaaatgaaagataCAGATTCAGAAGAAGAGCTGAAAGAAGCCTTCAGAGTATTCGACAAGGATCAGAATGGATTCATTTCGGCTGCTGAACTTCGCCATGTAATGACCAACCTTGGCGAGAAACTAACCGATGAAGAAGTCGACGAGATGATTCGAGAGGCTGATGTTGATGGTGATGGTCAAATTaattatgatgagtttgttaaggTCATGATGGCTAAGTGA
- the LOC123891768 gene encoding alpha-L-arabinofuranosidase 2-like has product MAFSHSFLFSLIVCLVISKCQATANVSISKLVIDASSRRPIPDTFFGAFFEEINHAGAGGLWAQLVNNTGFEAGGSSVPSNIYPWTIIGDDSSIIVSTDSSSCFERNKVALRMDILCHRQSCQPGGVGISNPGFWGMNIEQGKKYKIVFYVRSLGPIDLQVSFVGSNDTVKLASTNIRSFGLKIANWTRMETIIEANATNHNSNLQITTSNRGVVWLDQVSAMPLDTYKGHGFRSDLFQMVADLKPKFFRFPGGCFVEGDYLRNAFRWKDTIGAYEERPGHFNDMWGYWTDDGFGFFEGLQLSEDLGAFPVWVFNNGISHHDQVNTTTISPFVQEALDGIEFARGSPTSQWGSLRASMGHPEPFDLRFVSVGNEDCGKDNYLGNYLKFYEAIKRTYPDIQIISNCDGSDQPLNHPADLYEFHDMFSKYTKFDNAPRSGPKAFVSEYAVWREDAGAGSLLAALGEAAFLMGLEKNSDIVSMVAYAPLFLNTNDRKWIPDAIVFNSYQNYGTPSYWLQQLFTNSSGATLLNSTLQSSSSSIVASAIEYKDSQHGKNYLNVKVVNFGNATENFEISINCLNSSVQPFGSSMVLLTSANVMDENSFSEPNKIVLQRTSLQNASNDINVGLPPYSVTSFDLLI; this is encoded by the exons ATGGCTTTCTCACATtcctttcttttctctttgattGTTTGTTTGGTCATTTCTAAATGTCAAGCTACTGCTAATGTTAGTATATCAAAACTAGTGATTGATGCTAGTTCTAGAAGGCCTATTCCAGACACTTTTTTTGGAGCATTTTTTGAG gAGATTAATCATGCTGGAGCTGGAGGATTATGGGCACAACTTGTGAATAACACAG GTTTCGAAGCAGGTGGTTCTAGTGTTCCTTCAAATATTTATCCATGGACAATTATTGGAGACGATTCATCCATTATTGTATCAACCGACAGTTCCTCTTGTTTTGAACGTAATAAAGTTGCTTTACGTATGGATATTCTTTGTCATAGACAATCATGTCAACCCGGTGGTGTTGGTATATCCAATCCCGGTTTTTGGGGCATG AACATTGAGCAAGGGAAGAAGTATAAAATAGTATTCTATGTTAGATCACTTGGTCCAATTGATTTACAAGTTTCATTTGTTGGGTCTAATGATACCGTCAAATTGGCTTCAACAAACATAAG GTCTTTTGGACTTAAAATTGCAAACTGGACTAGAATGGAGACAATTATTGAAGCTAATGCTACAAATCATAATTCAAATCTACAAATAACAACAAGCAATAGAGGAGTAGTATGGTTAGACCAAGTCTCAGCTATGCCTTTGGATACATATAAG GGTCATGGTTTTCGAAGTGACCTTTTTCAAATGGTGGCAGATTTGAAGCCAAAATTTTTTAGGTTCCCAG GTGGTTGTTTTGTAGAAGGAGATTATCTAAGAAATGCTTTTAGGTGGAAAGATACAATTGGAGCATATGAAGAGAGACCTGGCCACTTTAACGACATGTGGGGATATTGGACTGATGATGGATTTGGTTTTTTTGAGGGACTCCAA CTATCAGAGGATCTTGGTGCATTTCCAGTTTGGGTGTTTAACAATG GTATTAGCCACCATGATCAAGTTAATACGACTACGATTTCACCATTTGTGCAA GAAGCCCTAGATGGTATTGAGTTTGCTAGAGGTTCTCCCACATCACAATGGGGTTCTCTTAGAGCTTCCATGGGACATCCTGAGCcatttgatttaagatttgttaGTGTTGGAAATGAAGATTGTGGTAAAGATAACTATTTAG gAAATTACTTGAAGTTCTACGAAGCAATAAAACGCACTTATCCTGATattcaaattatttcaaattgTGACGGTTCCGATCAACCACTTAATCATCCAGCAGATCTCTATGAATTCCAT GACATGTTTTCCAAGTACACCAAGTTCGATAACGCCCCACGATCCGGTCCAAAG GCATTTGTTAGTGAGTATGCTGTTTGGAGGGAAGATGCTGGTGCTGGAAGTCTTTTGGCTGCATTGGGCGAAGCTGCATTCCTTATGGGGCTTGAAAAAAACAG tGATATTGTCAGCATGGTCGCCTATGCACCCTTGTTTTTAAACACAAATGATAGGAA GTGGATACCAGATGCAATTGTTTTTAACTCTTATCAGAATTATGGAACTCCAAGTTATTGGCTCCAACAACTCTTTACCAACTCTAGTGGAGCAACCTTGCTTAATTCAACTCTCCAAAGTTCTTCTAGCTCAATTGTTGCATCTGCAATTGAGTATAAAGATTCTCAACATGGAAAGAATTATCTTAATGTAAAG GTAGTAAACTTTGGAAATGCTACTGAGAACTTTGAAATCTCTATAAACTGCTTAAATTCAAGTGTTCAACCGTTTGGTTCATCAATGGTGTTGCTTACATCTGCCAATGTAATGGATGAAAATTCCTTCTCAGAACCGAATAAg ATTGTTCTCCAACGAACTTCACTTCAAAATGCAAGTAATGACATTAATGTTGGACTTCCTCCTTATTCAGTTACATCATTTGATCTATTGATTTAA